Sequence from the Methanobacterium alkalithermotolerans genome:
CCTGGGGAACCGGGACAATATAAATATTGTACAGGATATTCTTAAAGAAGTCTCGGTACCTATACAATTAGGTGGAGGAATCAGAAATCAGGAATATGCTGAAAAGTTGCTGGATTCTGGAATTGAAAGGTTGATTTTAGGGACCATGGCCATTGAAAATCCAGAAATAATTTCTAGCCTATCACAAGAATATGGAAAAGATCGTATAATGGTAGCGCTGGATAGTAAAGACTCACTGGTAGTTATTAAAGGATGGAGGGAAAAAACCTCCCAAACAGCACCAGAACTGGGCAAGCTATTAGAAGCTAAAGGTGCAGGTAGCATCCTCTTTACCAATGTAAATGTGGAAGGACTCTTAGGAGGGTTCTATACTGAACCACTTATAGATTTATTAGATGCGGTTAATATTCCAGTGGTATACTCTGGAGGAATTACCTCTTTAGATGACCTCCAGAAGTTAAGAAAAACACAAGTAAAAGGAGTAGTGATTGGATCTGCTCTTTACAAAGAAAAAATTGA
This genomic interval carries:
- the hisA gene encoding 1-(5-phosphoribosyl)-5-[(5-phosphoribosylamino)methylideneamino]imidazole-4-carboxamide isomerase, with protein sequence MSFSDNKMLIMPAVDIKNGKCVQLVQGQPGTEQVIIENPQKVARKWQDLGAEIIHVIDLDGALGNRDNINIVQDILKEVSVPIQLGGGIRNQEYAEKLLDSGIERLILGTMAIENPEIISSLSQEYGKDRIMVALDSKDSLVVIKGWREKTSQTAPELGKLLEAKGAGSILFTNVNVEGLLGGFYTEPLIDLLDAVNIPVVYSGGITSLDDLQKLRKTQVKGVVIGSALYKEKIDFEEALKLQD